A genomic stretch from Setaria viridis chromosome 1, Setaria_viridis_v4.0, whole genome shotgun sequence includes:
- the LOC117845458 gene encoding L-type lectin-domain containing receptor kinase IX.1 has translation MLGPCYSLSCQRKKPQLAACNEESRATLLFSCCPTMAYRRASLFLLLATTAHLCFMSPHNTAAAVSFSYNFAKASDRDKLWCANDNSSYTGDGISITKMNKWSTGRVAYKEAVRLWDDRTGERASFHTSFSFAIGRSGSGDNNTGADGMAFFVGPFPPSLPQDSDGAFLGLFPNNKSAQGTIGVEFDTLWNAAPADWEPNDITTDHVGIEVGNIWNIANYTKDLPSGSLSGPMEANIAYDAGSKLMLVTLRLANGSSVSVQAALDLKDVAGLGPDAAVGFSAATGGLFESHQLLSWSFSSTDLPSNKTGQLRVILLLSAASALLLTGLVAALLCYIMRRPRQDQDIPVDLQVARRFSYNELSAATSNFSKDRKLGAGSFGEVYRGELQDPRMPPVVAVKKLTRLMEQTRKDFVTEINTLGQLSHRNLVKLLGWCSGGELLLVYELVTNGSLEEHLHGSERLLTWPERYKIVLGIGAAIDYLHNGFRNRILHRDIKPSNVMLDDAFDAKLGDFGLVRQLVDPEQGSLGGTGMIGTRVYMDPICITSDTVSTASDMYSFGVLLLEIAAGMKPALVQGAAARDHLSNTLVEAVRESYARGAVLVMADKRLKGNFNSSQMERVLAVGHLCVELERQHRPNIKRAINLLSDPSLPLL, from the exons ATGCTTGGCCCATGCTATAGTCTTTCTTGCCAACGGAAAAAACCCCAGCTAGCTGCCTGTAACGAAGAGAGCAGAGCGACATTGCTCTTCTCCTGCTGCCCAACCATGGCCTATCGAAGAGcttccctcttcctcctcctcgcaaCAACTGCTCACTTGTGCTTCATGTCTCCTCACAACACCGCTGCTGCTGTGTCTTTCAGCTACAACTTCGCCAAGGCGAGCGACCGAGATAAACTCTGGTGCGCCAACGACAACTCCTCTTACACCGGCGACGGAATCAGTATTACAAAGATGAACAAATGGAGCACCGGCCGTGTGGCCTACAAGGAGGCGGTGCGCCTATGGGAcgaccgcaccggcgagcgAGCCAGCTTCCACACGAGCTTCTCGTTCGCCATCGGGCGAAGCGGCAGCGGTGACAACAACACAGGGGCCGATGGCATGGCGTTCTTCGTCGGGCCTTTCCCCCCGAGCCTGCCACAGGACTCGGACGGCGCCTTCCTCGGGCTCTTCCCTAACAACAAGTCGGCGCAGGGAACCATCGGCGTGGAGTTCGACACGTTGTGGAACGCAGCACCGGCAGATTGGGAACCTAATGACATCACCACCGACCACGTCGGCATCGAGGTGGGCAACATCTGGAACATTGCCAACTACACCAAGGACTTGCCAAGCGGGAGCCTCTCTGGCCCCATGGAGGCGAACATCGCGTACGACGCGGGCTCCAAGCTGATGTTGGTGACCCTGCGACTGGCCAACGGGAGTAGCGTCAGCGTCCAAGCGGCGTTGGACTTGAAGGACGTTGCAGGACTGGGTCCAGACGCGGCCGTGGGATTTTCGGCGGCCACCGGGGGCCTGTTCGAGTCGCATCAGCTACTTTCCTGGTCTTTCAGCTCAACAG ATCTACCAAGTAATAAGACCGGCCAGCTACGGGTAATACTACTGCTGTCTGCTGCGAGTGCATTATTATTGACCGGTTTAGTGGCTGCTCTCCTTTGCTATATCATGCGTAGACCGCGCCAGGACCAGGATATCCCCGTAGATTTGCAAG TGGCAAGAAGATTCTCCTACAACGAGCTGTCTGCGGCGACCAGCAATTTCTCCAAGGACAGGAAGCTCGGCGCGGGCTCCTTCGGGGAAGTGTACAGGGGGGAGCTGCAGGATCCGCGCATGCCGCCGGTTGTGGCAGTGAAGAAGTTGACAAGGCTGATGGAGCAGACCAGGAAGGACTTCGTCACCGAGATCAACACACTGGGCCAGCTCAGCCATCGGAACCTTGTGAAGCTCCTCGGCTggtgcagcggcggcgagctccttcTCGTGTACGAGCTGGTAACGAATGGGAGCCTCGAGGAGCACCTCCACGGGTCGGAGAGGCTGCTGACATGGCCGGAGAGGTACAAGATCGTGCTGGGCATCGGCGCCGCCATAGACTACCTCCACAACGGCTTTCGGAACCGCATCCTGCACCGGGACATCAAGCCGAGCAACGTGATGCTAGACGACGCCTTCGACGCCAAGCTCGGCGACTTCGGGCTCGTGAGGCAGCTGGTCGACCCCGAACAGGGTTCCCTCGGAGGCACGGGCATGATCGGGACCAGGGTATACATGGATCCCATATGCATCACCAGCGACACGGTGAGCACAGCGTCCGAcatgtacagcttcggcgtgctGCTACTGGAGATCGCCGCGGGCATGAAGCCGGCCTTGGTGCAGGGAGCAGCAGCAAGAGATCACCTCTCAAACACCCTCGTCGAAGCTGTCCGGGAATCTTACGCTAGGGGTGCGGTCCTCGTCATGGCCGACAAACGGCTCAAGGGCAACTTCAACAGCAGCCAGATGGAGCGTGTGCTGGCCGTTGGCCACTTGTGTGTCGAGCTGGAACGCCAGCACCGCCCGAATATCAAAAGAGCCATCAACTTGCTCTCGGATCCCAGCCTTCCGTTATTATAG
- the LOC117846892 gene encoding putative pentatricopeptide repeat-containing protein At1g68930, with protein sequence MVRQLTPGGSTTCRSGSIASRYLPTVTCFSRRLRCRDRDGAFAMLPPIRSPGHWTALVCGYPQFGKAKETIDLFEKMLSKGVKPDGVTFIGVFSACSRAGFVEKGRGYFYSMQKDNGIVPVDDHYTCMIDLYSRSGRLKEAEEFIKQMPVCPDAIGWGTLLSACRLRGDMEISKWAAEIDPRNPASYLFLWSMHAAKGQWNEVPQLRRGMKEPGCSWIKYKNKVHIFSADDRSH encoded by the coding sequence ATGGTGAGGCAGCTTACCCCCGGGGGATCCACGACGTGCAGGTCTGGCTCCATTGCCAGCAGGTACTTGCCAACTGTCACTTGCTTCTCTCGAAGGCTTCGATGCCGCGACCGCGATGGTGCCTTCGCGATGTTGCCGCCGATCAGGTCTCCTGGACACTGGACAGCCCTTGTCTGTGGGTATCCTCAATTTGGGAAAGCGAAAGAAACTATTGATTTGTTTGAGAAGATGTTGTCAAAGGGCGTCAAGCCTGATGGGGTAACATTTATTGGTGTCTTTTCTGCATGTAGCCGTGCTGGGTTTGTAGAGAAAGGACGCGGCTACTTTTATTCCATGCAGAAGGACAATGGTATTGTGCCTGTAGATGATCACTACACCTGCATGATTGACTTGTACAGCAGATCAGGGAGGTTAAAAGAAGCTGAGGAGTTCATAAAGCAAATGCCGGTATGCCCTGACGCAATTGGATGGGGCACATTGCTGAGTGCTTGCAGGCTGCGTGGTGATATGGAAATCAGCAAATGGGCTGCTGAGATTGATCCCCGGAACCCGGCTAGTTACTTGTTTCTGTGGAGCATGCATGCTGCTAAAGGTCAATGGAATGAGGTTCCCCAGCTAAGGCGTGGAATGAAGGAGCCAGGCTGTAGCTGGATCAAATATAAGAATAAAGTTCACATCTTTTCAGCTGATGATCGGTCTCATTGA
- the LOC117865679 gene encoding uncharacterized protein, whose product MAMAPQGQEQEHEQPHGHRPVPTNSNMPGGAAAASTIATNRWGPYSAAGDFARYMAVILAVLPAGLALNAAVRYLLRCSRRARRQGGASATEADPDPDPEKAARPQPPPPPPALVYSAAVTKLAGAAAECAICLAEFVDGDTVRVMPACGHGFHARCIERWLAGGRRSSFPTCLAPLLPAAAAAAAAATAGAAAQQHAAAAAAASSSYVRTYVYICMYVCMYMYVCKALVSFFFSLCVKIDLSQQRREEIEVDG is encoded by the coding sequence ATGGCGATGGCGCCGCAGGGGCAGGAGCAGGAACATGAGCAGCCGCACGGCCACCGCCCGGTTCCGACCAACAGCAACAtgcccggcggcgcggccgctgcCAGCACCATCGCCACCAACCGCTGGGGCCCCTactcggccgccggcgacttCGCCCGCTACATGGCCGTCATCCTCGCCGTCCTGCCCGCCGGGCTCGCGCTCAACGCCGCCGTGCGCTACCTGCTCCGCTGCAGCCGCAGAGCCCGCCGGCAAGGCGGCGCCAGTGCCACGGAGGCGGACCCCGACCCCGACCCGGAGAAGGCCGCCCGTCCCCaaccccctccgccgcccccggccctgGTGTACTCGGCGGCCGTGACGAAGCtggcgggcgccgcggcggagtgCGCCATCTGCCTCGCCGAGTTCGTCGACGGTGACACCGTGCGCGTCATGCCGGCCTGCGGCCACGGCTTCCACGCCCGCTGCATCGAGCGCTGGCTCGCGGGGGGACGACGCTCCTCCTTCCCGACatgcctcgcgccgctgctgcccgccgccgccgccgccgccgccgccgcgaccgccgGAGCCGCGGCCCAGcagcatgccgccgccgccgccgccgcatcatcatcatacgtacgtacgtacgtatatatatgtatgtatgtatgtatgtatatgtatgtatgtaaggctcttgtttcttttttcttttctctctgtGTAAAAATTGATCTCAGTCagcagaggagagaggaaattGAAGTGGATGGATGA
- the LOC117844102 gene encoding RING-H2 finger protein ATL79 → MAMAPQGQEQEHEHPHGGQRPVPTGNRSRPGGGAAAAGSSTIATNRWGPYSGAGDFASNMAVILAALLAALALALALNAAVRYLLRRSRRARRRADASTTDGTEAADTADPEKAAPPPPPPALVYSAAGTKLAGAAAECAICLAEFVDGDAVRVMPACGHGFHARCIERWLAGGRRSSCPTCRAPLLAAAASETAGAAANQPTAAAASSSS, encoded by the coding sequence ATGGCGATGGCGCCGCAGGGGCAGGAGCAGGAACATGAGCATCCGCACGGCGGCCAGCGCCCGGTGCCCACCGGCAACAGGAgcaggcccggcggcggcgcggccgctgccggcAGCAGCACCATCGCCACCAACCGCTGGGGCCCCTACTCGGgcgccggcgacttcgccagcAACATGGCCGTCATCCTCGCCGCcctgctcgccgcgctcgcgctcgccctCGCGCTTAACGCCGCCGTGCGCTACCTgctccgccgcagccgcagagCCCGCCGGCGCGCCGACGCCAGCACCACCGATGGAACGGAGGCGGCGGACACCGCCGACCCGGAGAAGgcggcccctccgccgccgcccccggccctgGTGTACTCGGCGGCCGGGACGAAGCtggcgggcgccgcggcggagtgCGCCATCTGCCTCGCCGAGTTCGTCGACGGGGACGCCGTGCGCGTCATGCCGGCCTGCGGCCACGGCTTCCACGCCCGCTGCATCGAGCGCTGGCTCGCCGGGGGTCGACGCTCCTCCTGCCCGACGTGCCGCGCGCcgctgctggccgccgccgcctccgagacCGCCGGAGCCGCGGCCAACCagcctaccgccgccgccgcatcatcatcttcttga
- the LOC117849663 gene encoding uncharacterized protein isoform X1: protein MSHAAAAAAAIPLRRPFLLSLKPAHLLSSLAAPSPGLRHPRALRPAGPLPTDAAEDTDDPDAGDGAAVPFRRSRNALKRDARRAVRWGMELAKFPPPQIKRILRAASLETEVFDALMIVKRFGPDVREGKRRQYNYIGSLLRNAQPELMDTLIQASKDGGDSKLDTLLSENALLVEEEEVEDLPDEEEDDEEYMKVADRWFDGLLCKDISVTNEVYAVHNVEFDRQELRKLVRRVHMVQESTQIKDGEEGSSGKLSRAKKPLLRFLRSLAKEACAE from the exons ATGtcgcatgccgccgccgccgccgccgccatcccgctGCGTCGCCcgttcctcctctccctcaagCCGGCCCACCTCCTGTCCTCCCTCGCGGCGCCCTCACCTGGCCTCCGCCACCCGCGCGCGCTCCGGCCCGCGGGCCCTCTGCCCACCGACGCCGCCGAGGACACCGACGATCCGGACGCCGGGGACGGCGCCGCAGTGCCCTTCCGGAGGAGCCGCAACGCGCTCAAGAGGGAtgcccgccgcgccgtgcgGTGGGGCATGGAGCTTGCCAAGTTCCCGCCTCCGCAGATCAAGCGCATCCTGAGGGCTGCCTCACTGGAAACCGAGGTGTTCGACGCGCTCATGATCGTCAAG AGATTTGGGCCGGATGTGCGGGAAGGAAAGAGGAGGCAGTACAATTACATCG GAAGTCTTCTGCGCAATGCACAACCGGAATTGATGGATACTCTAATACAGGCTTCCAAGGATGGAGGTGACAGCAAGTTAGATACCTTGCTGAGTGAAAACGCATTGTtggtggaagaggaggaagtggaggatctacctgatgaagaagag GATGATGAAGAGTATATGAAAGTTGCAGATAGATGGTTTGATGGTCTCCTTTGCAAAGACATCTCAGTTACTAATGAAGTTTATGCTGTCCATAATGTTGAGTTTGATCGTCAG GAACTGCGGAAGCTCGTGAGGAGAGTCCACATGGTTCAGGAAAGCACACAAATTAAAGATGGCGAGGAAGGATCCAGCGGGAAGCTTTCCAGAGCAAAGAAACCGCTTCTGAGGTTCCTTCGCTCCCTTGCAAAGGAGGCGTGTGCTGAATAG
- the LOC117849663 gene encoding uncharacterized protein isoform X2: MSHAAAAAAAIPLRRPFLLSLKPAHLLSSLAAPSPGLRHPRALRPAGPLPTDAAEDTDDPDAGDGAAVPFRRSRNALKRDARRAVRWGMELAKFPPPQIKRILRAASLETEVFDALMIVKRFGPDVREGKRRQYNYIGSLLRNAQPELMDTLIQASKDGGDSKLDTLLSENALLVEEEEVEDLPDEEEDDEEYMKVADRWFDGLLCKDISVTNEVYAVHNVEFDRQIMQHDCNAPTWEAWLVALQSYHHYAQMQ, translated from the exons ATGtcgcatgccgccgccgccgccgccgccatcccgctGCGTCGCCcgttcctcctctccctcaagCCGGCCCACCTCCTGTCCTCCCTCGCGGCGCCCTCACCTGGCCTCCGCCACCCGCGCGCGCTCCGGCCCGCGGGCCCTCTGCCCACCGACGCCGCCGAGGACACCGACGATCCGGACGCCGGGGACGGCGCCGCAGTGCCCTTCCGGAGGAGCCGCAACGCGCTCAAGAGGGAtgcccgccgcgccgtgcgGTGGGGCATGGAGCTTGCCAAGTTCCCGCCTCCGCAGATCAAGCGCATCCTGAGGGCTGCCTCACTGGAAACCGAGGTGTTCGACGCGCTCATGATCGTCAAG AGATTTGGGCCGGATGTGCGGGAAGGAAAGAGGAGGCAGTACAATTACATCG GAAGTCTTCTGCGCAATGCACAACCGGAATTGATGGATACTCTAATACAGGCTTCCAAGGATGGAGGTGACAGCAAGTTAGATACCTTGCTGAGTGAAAACGCATTGTtggtggaagaggaggaagtggaggatctacctgatgaagaagag GATGATGAAGAGTATATGAAAGTTGCAGATAGATGGTTTGATGGTCTCCTTTGCAAAGACATCTCAGTTACTAATGAAGTTTATGCTGTCCATAATGTTGAGTTTGATCGTCAG ATTATGCAACATGATTGCAATGCTCCCACATGGGAAGCATGGTTAGTAGCATTGCAATCTTACCATCATTATGCGCAGATGCAGTAA